The Geotrypetes seraphini chromosome 8, aGeoSer1.1, whole genome shotgun sequence genome includes a region encoding these proteins:
- the MED29 gene encoding mediator of RNA polymerase II transcription subunit 29 encodes MDVIIMASSSPNSSNPSAGRAEGGRQEPEAREMAAPQPLGSVQVSAPAPPPPPPPPPVSALAFMAQSMPSQMAQVQGSQAAVSQQQQQQDFDPVQKYRMLIPQLKESLQNLMKVAEENVMQNMNIDNGQKSADGVVQRFDKSLEEFYALCDQLELCLRLAYECLSQSFDSTKHSPTLVPTATKPDAVQAESLPYTQYLSMIKSQISCAKDIHNALLECSKKITGKAPPNQGGL; translated from the exons ATGGACGTGATCATTATGGCTAGCTCGTCTCCGAACTCGTCCAATCCGAGCGCCGGACGGGCTGAGGGCGGGCGCCAAGAACCGGAAGCGAGGGAGATGGCGGCTCCTCAGCCCCTGGGTTCTGTTCAGGTTTCAGCCCCGGCGCcaccgcctcctcctcctcccccgccGGTCTCGGCCCTAGCCTTCATGGCGCAATCCATGCCTTCACAGATGGCTCAGGTCCAGGGCTCGCAGGCCGCGGTAtcgcagcaacagcaacagcaggACTTCGACCCAGTACAGAAATACAGAATGCTAATCCCACAGTTGAAAGAGAGTCTGCAG AATCTAATGAAGGTTGCAGAGGAGAATGTAATGCAGAACATGAACATTGATAATGGACA GAAAAGCGCAGATGGTGTAGTGCAGCGCTTTGATAAAAGCTTGGAGGAGTTTTACGCACTCTGCGATCAGCTGGAGCTGTGCTTG AGGCTGGCCTACGAATGCCTGTCGCAGAGTTTTGACAGTACAAAGCATTCCCCGACCCTAGTCCCAACAGCCACCAAACCAGATGCAGTGCAGGCAGAGAGCCTTCCCTACACCCAGTACCTGAGCATGATCAAATCGCAGATCTCCTGTGCCAAGGACATCCACAATGCCCTGCTGGAATGCTCTAAAAAGATCACCGGCAAGGCTCCACCAAACCAGGGGGGCCTGTGA
- the PAF1 gene encoding RNA polymerase II-associated factor 1 homolog, with amino-acid sequence MAPTIQTQAQREDGHRPNAHRTLPERSGVVCRVKYCNSLPDIPFDPKFITYPFDQNRFVQYKATSLEKQHKHDLLTEPDLGVTIDLINPDTYRIDPNVLLDLADEKLLEEEIQAPSSSKRSQQHAKVVPWMRKTEYISTEFNRYGISNEKPEVKIGVSVKQQFTEEEIYKDRDSQISAIEKTFEDAQKSIAQHYSKPRVTPLDVMPVFPDFKMWINPCAQVIFDSDPAPKDTSGLAALEMMSQAMIRGMMDEEGNQFVAYFLPGDETMRKRKRDFQEGLDYLADDMYDYKIAREYNWNVKNKASKGYEENYFFIFREGDGVYYNELETRVRLSKRRAKAGVQSSTNAVLVVKHRDMNEKELEAQEARKAQLENHEPEEEEEEMEVDKEVQESEDEGEKGSESEKEASAGERSGSESEEEEEEGEEPEEKEGERSASEAESEDRAARDKEEIFGSDDDSEAEEEQQNASGGEDEEEDESRSEEEEEEEEEEEEKEGGKSPFHSGSEHSNQENEEQSGSEQASESSEEGSGSDSD; translated from the exons ATGGCACCTACTATACAGACCCAGGCACAGAGGGAAGATGGACACAG ACCTAATGCTCACCGAACGCTGCCAGAAAG ATCAGGAGTTGTCTGTCGAGTAAAATACTGCAATAGTCTTCCTGATATTCCATTTGATCCAAAGTTCATTACATACCCCTTCGATCAGAACAG ATTTGTACAGTATAAAGCTACTTCACTGGAGAAACAGCATAAACATGATCTGCTGACTGAGCCTGATCTTGGAGTTACTATTGATCTGATCAATCCAGACACATATCGCATTGACCCAAATG ttcTTCTGGACCTAGCAGATGAAAAGTTGCTGGAAGAGGAGATTCAGGCACCCAGCAGTTCCAAGAG GTCCCAGCAACATGCCAAAGTGGTTCCATGGATGAGGAAGACAGAATACATCTCCACCGAATTCAACCGATATGGCATCTCCAATGAGAAGCCAGAGGTCAA AATTGGAGTTTCAGTCAAACAACAGTTCACAGAGGAGGAGATCTACAAAGACAGAGACAGCCAGATCTCTGCTATTGAAAAAACCTTTGAGGATGCCCAGAAATCT ATTGCACAACACTACAGCAAGCCCCGGGTTACACCTCTGGATGTTATGCCTGTATTCCCTGACTTCAAg ATGTGGATTAACCCCTGTGCTCAGGTTATCTTTGATTCTGACCCAGCTCCAAAGGACACTAGTGGCCTTGCAGCACTTGAGATGATGTCACAAGCTATGATCAG GGGAATGATGGATGAAGAAGGAAATCAGTTTGTCGCTTATTTCTTGCCGGGTGATGAGACCATGAGGAAGCGCAAGAGGGATTTCCAGGAGGGCCTCGACTACTTGGCGGATGATAT GTATGATTACAAAATTGCCAGGGAGTACAACTGGAATGTGAAGAACAAGGCCAGTAAGGGTTATGAAGAGAATTATTTTTTCATCTTCCGAGAGGGGGATGGGGTCTATTACAATGAACTGGAGACCAG GGTACGACTCAGTAAGCGTAGAGCTAAGGCTGGAGTACAGTCCAGTACCAACGCTGTCCTTGTGGTGAAGCACAGAGACATGAATGAGAAGGAACTGGAGGCACAG GAAGCACGCAAGGCTCAGCTGGAGAACCACGAaccagaagaggaagaggaagaaatggAAGTGGACAAAGAGGTCCAGGAATCAG AGGATGAAGGGGAGAAGGGTAGCGAAAGTGAAAAGGAAGCCAGCGCAGGAGAACGTTCAGGCAGCGAGagcgaagaagaagaagaagagggtgAGGAGCCTGAGGAGAAGGAAGGCGAAAGAAGTGCTAGTGAAGCTGAGAGTGAAGATCGTGCTGCTCGTGATAAGGAAGAGATCTTTGGCAGTGATGATGACAGCGAGGCAGAAGAGGAGCAGCAGAATGCAAGTGGTGGTGAGGACGAAGAGGAGGACGAGAGCCGAAgtgaagaagaggaggaggaggaagaggaggaagaagagaaggAAGGTGGAAAGAGCCCCTTCCA